Genomic segment of Arachis hypogaea cultivar Tifrunner chromosome 11, arahy.Tifrunner.gnm2.J5K5, whole genome shotgun sequence:
ATCTACAACATACCCAACTTTGAAAGATATCAAAACTATATCCTGTGGCATCTTTCATGCTAAATTCCTAGGAAGAAAACTGAAACACACAACTTCATTAACATTAGAAATATCTGTCATAAATATTACCAAAACCAAGAGTACTAACGGAGCCGTTTAAGATGTTTCATCACACAGTAATATGATTATATACCTCATCAAATGACTCGAATATATCAATACTGGGTTGGTGAATGGTGCATGTAACAGTTCTTCCTGTTCCAACAACATTCTTCACTGCTCTCATAACAACTGCAGCTGCCCTTGCATCTAAACCAGAAGTTGGTTCATCCATAAATATGATTGAAGGATTAGCAACAAGCTCAATGGCTATGGTCAGCCGTTTTCTTTGCTCGGTTGACAATCCGCTAACATTTGGCAAGCCTACTAAGGAATCTTTGATCCCATCGAGCTCAATAGTATGAAGGACTTCCTTTACGAATTCCTGAGAAATGATTATTCGAGGAAATGAATAAAATCCAATCCAATAAACAAGTTCAATTTCACAGAAATAATTTGCTGCTTTAAGAAGAAACTTGTACAGATTTAGTTATTGCATCAATCTGAGGAGGAAGCCGAAGCCAAGCAGAAAACATCACGGATTCTTCTACTGTTATATTCGGAGAATGAATGTCATTTTGTTCGCAGTAACCTGAGATCCTTGCAAATGTTTCTTGAACCTTTGGATAGCCACCGATTCTAATATCCCCTTCTATAGTACCTCCAGTTTTTCTTCCACAAAGAACATCCAATAAAGTTGTTTTCCCCGCGCCACTGACTCCCATCAGGGCTGTTAATATGCCTGGTCTCAATGAACCTGTAACGTCACAAAGAAGCTGAAGCTGCTTCTTGTCAAATCCTCGGTTTCTCATTTCCTGCATTCAAAATGATGTGATTATACAGGCATCTCCATGGAGACAATAGTAACTTATTTTGTAAGTAACAACTAAGTGGAACTCAATCATAAAGGGTACCATAGGAGTGTCAACATAGTACTGCACATCACGAAATGTTAATGTTAGTGGCTGGAAAGGCAGAACCACTCCTCCTGAGTGCTGACCTTTTCTTGGTTCTGCTGTACTTTCAACCAGAGTGCTGTCTCCTGCAAAGCTATCATTGTTTTCTTGATTTCCTTGTAATTCTGAATGCTTGTCGGAAGATATAAGAGCACGAGACCGTGAAGGAGCTAAGAGTACAATACCAAAGTGAAGGGTTAATGAATAATATAGTTAATGTGAAACATGGCCTACAAGAGACTAACTTACCCTTAAAGAAAGACAAGACCAGTGTAAAAGCTGTGTTAAACAGAACTGTGAACCCAAGTAAGGCACCAATCGATATCCAGTAAAAGTAGCCATCAAAGTTAAGACCACGGCCGTCCATTATTTTGCGACCCAACGTTGTGTTTGTAGACATCTTCATTAAGAAAAACAAAGCCAGACTCACATTTTCTATACAGTAAAGTTGAGGAATCTTTGTTATCAAAAGAAACTCATACAGATTTAAGTTTCAAAACATTATTACCTTTTGCCATCTAGGAGCAAGAAATTCATTCACCGTCACAGCCAACTCTCCATATGACAAAGGAGAAATCCAAAATCCCCACCGTAACCAGGATGGCATATAGGCTACAACAAAAAAACGTCTAAGAATTATCATTTGAACAAAAAATATATGCTCAAAAAATCAAGAGAGTCCTAGCTTCTCACGCTTTGGGAGGATGAAGCCTCCAAATAGTAAAACATATAGTATGGTCAGAGTGCCAGCCGTCGTAGCAACAGCCACATTTTGGAAAACTGAGGCAACGAATCGAAACATTGATATTGCTGACATGTGCAAGGTAAATAGGAGGAGGAATTGGCGAAAGAACCtgaaagaaaaatttgaacaTTACTTGAAACATTGTTACAATAATGCCAGAAATTGAAGAATGAAATTAGCTTTCCATTGAGGACTAACCTGCCAATCTCAGGGCTGTAACCAATAACATAATAAGTAAGTGCAGTCCAAATGAAAGATTCCAACAATGAAAGTGGAATCTTGAGAACGGCTGAAGGGATTGAATAAGCCCAAGCAGGATAAAAGCACAGCTCTTTCTGTTTGTAGAACACTGAAAGTCTCGATACTGTCATAGAAAGTTCTGGAATTCCATCAACCAAAAGTATGATGAGTGAATAGAATAACGACCCCATGAAATAATTCCCATGAAGTGCATCAACAGACATTCGTGTCCGAATGAAAACAGTCATTCCTATAGAAGCAACGATCACAAGTTGCGTTGACTTGAATATGTAGACAAAAGAATTCCTTTTCATTAGAAGAAGCTCCCTCATTATGCAAGCCCTAAATAATTCCCACTTTGTTAATGAGTATTTTTTAAAGGCGAGAGCATTCTTATGGCTCTGAGACTTGTCAAATGGCTTTGAGATCTCCTCCTCCAGCTTTTTGCCAAATGAACTATGCTTAAATTTCTCAATGAACTGTTCAACAGTAACATAGCTATAAGGTTCTTCTACTCTGCTCCAATACTGTGCTTGGTCTTTTCTAGAGATAACCTGGTTTTAACAAATGTTTCAAATTATTATGAAATTATAAAGGaaaatataattaagattaaGCTTTACTTATATACCTCTTGAAGAAAGTCAGCAGTGCCTTTTCGTTGTGGACACTGGAACCCACAGTCCTCGAAGAACTCAACTATACAATCACGTGGACCGTGGTACACAATTTTCCCTTCTGCCATTAAAACAATGTCATCAAAGAGATCAAAGGTCTCTGGTGCTGGCTGAAGGAGAGAAATCAAAGCGGTTGCATCTGTGATATGCACCATATGCTGAAGACAGGAGATTATTTGGAAAGTAGTGGAACTGTCCAAGCCATTGGAAATTTCATCCATAAAGAGAGCTCTTGTTGGTCCAACCATCATTTCTCCTTCATCATGCACCAAAGTCAGGATCATCTCCACTTCATACATCAAGTTATAATAAAATGATTGCTATAGAGTATACTACCGATACCTGTTGTTAACCTTTTCTTTTGACCCCCCGATATACCTCTTCTTATAGGATCTCCAACCAATGTGTCGGCACAGATATCGAGACCAAGGATCTATAAGGCAACAAATTATCAAGATATGAGCCACTGAAACTCTAAATCCATGGAGAAAATTAGTTTACTACCTTCAAAATGTAGTCCGTTTGAAGAGTTCTCTTCAATCCCTTCACTGATGTCGCCTATAATGAAAAATTCAGTCAAAGTATGTTCTCCAACAAGAGTTGGAGGTGGACAAGTTAAAGATGTAGGGTGTTGTACCTTCATATATGCATCTAAATCAGGGTCTGGCATTATTCctgcttctttctctcttctacttACTTCCTTCAGAAGCTCTTTCGTACAAGGAAAACAAAATATCACTCAAGCCATCAGTTTAACTAaacatgtttttcttttttccttttttttttcgggAAATTTGCGTTACCTACCATCTTTGCTTCCTACACCTTGACAACGTGCTGAGAAATCAAGTGTTTCCCTAACTGTCATCTCTGGAATATGCAGATCATATTGGCTTACATAAGCTGAGGATTTTTGGGGAATGAATTCTTCTAGTGTGTGTCCATTGTAAGAAATTTCCCCTAAACCCTATTAGAAAATACATATAAATGCATAGGCAATTAGAGCAAGTATGCAAAAgatcaattttaatttaaacaagTTATCACATTTTGAAATGATTAATTCGTTTGTGGTACTCAGATATTAGAAGTATGAATGTTTGCATGGCTAAAGATTGTTACATAGTAGCAGACAGAAAATGCTATGACCCAAAAAAGCAGAATGCTTGAAAGATTCAATATAAGAATGGCAAGAAGATGCGACTTTCGAAACCAAATATTATAGAGAAATTAGTCAATCTTCAATGTGATACAATTCGAAACTATAGTTGCATCCCGACTAGTGCTTTtataaattacaagaaaaaagccTAGAGATTCAAAACCTTGAGAGAATGGTCAAGTTTCCCTGCCAGAGCCAACAATAGTGTTGTTTTGCCACTTCCTGGAGGGCCAAGCAATAAGGTCATCCTGCaaaagaatcaagcattgaaaacAAATCACTAGTACAATCATGTTATGAATTTATGTTACTGAATACTGATTATCAAAGTTCAATGGCACTACTTATCTTTGTAAGCAATAAACATACCTTCCAGGCTTAATAATGCCGTTGGCATCTTTGATTATACTTATGCGGGAGTGTTGAGATCGTAGGATTGACAATTTACCTGCATCCTTTtcgcagcaaaagaaaaaatgttaAAAGTTAGAAAAATAGTGTAAAATGATGTTATACATCGAATTGATTTTTTCAGAGATGTTAACTTACAATGATCCACCCCTTTAACGTGTTCCACAAAGTAGGTATGGGCTTGCCCTTAACTACCTGACACTCTG
This window contains:
- the LOC112722683 gene encoding pleiotropic drug resistance protein 3, whose product is MAQQAGVDEIESLRIELAEIGRSIRSSFRSYASSFRSNSSINPALDVDNNEGDALQWGEIQRLPTFERITSALFDVHDSIGTSREVKGRQVVDVSKLGAQERHLFIEKLIKHIENDNLRLLQKFRKRIDKVGIKLPTVEVRYQNLTVEAECQVVKGKPIPTLWNTLKGWIIDAGKLSILRSQHSRISIIKDANGIIKPGRMTLLLGPPGSGKTTLLLALAGKLDHSLKGLGEISYNGHTLEEFIPQKSSAYVSQYDLHIPEMTVRETLDFSARCQGVGSKDELLKEVSRREKEAGIMPDPDLDAYMKATSVKGLKRTLQTDYILKILGLDICADTLVGDPIRRGISGGQKKRLTTGEMMVGPTRALFMDEISNGLDSSTTFQIISCLQHMVHITDATALISLLQPAPETFDLFDDIVLMAEGKIVYHGPRDCIVEFFEDCGFQCPQRKGTADFLQEVISRKDQAQYWSRVEEPYSYVTVEQFIEKFKHSSFGKKLEEEISKPFDKSQSHKNALAFKKYSLTKWELFRACIMRELLLMKRNSFVYIFKSTQLVIVASIGMTVFIRTRMSVDALHGNYFMGSLFYSLIILLVDGIPELSMTVSRLSVFYKQKELCFYPAWAYSIPSAVLKIPLSLLESFIWTALTYYVIGYSPEIGRFFRQFLLLFTLHMSAISMFRFVASVFQNVAVATTAGTLTILYVLLFGGFILPKPYMPSWLRWGFWISPLSYGELAVTVNEFLAPRWQKMSTNTTLGRKIMDGRGLNFDGYFYWISIGALLGFTVLFNTAFTLVLSFFKAPSRSRALISSDKHSELQGNQENNDSFAGDSTLVESTAEPRKGQHSGGVVLPFQPLTLTFRDVQYYVDTPMEMRNRGFDKKQLQLLCDVTGSLRPGILTALMGVSGAGKTTLLDVLCGRKTGGTIEGDIRIGGYPKVQETFARISGYCEQNDIHSPNITVEESVMFSAWLRLPPQIDAITKSEFVKEVLHTIELDGIKDSLVGLPNVSGLSTEQRKRLTIAIELVANPSIIFMDEPTSGLDARAAAVVMRAVKNVVGTGRTVTCTIHQPSIDIFESFDELILMKTGGCIIYSGPLGKHSSRVIEYFESIPGMPKIKDNYNPSTWMLEVTSGSAEIELGVDFAQIYRESTLYEQNKELVEQLSSPVPGSKDLFFPSHFPQNGWEQFKACLWKQHLSYWRNPSYNLMRIMFVIAASFLFGIIFWKKGKNIDNQQDLFNIFGSMFIAILFFGINNGSSVLPVVATERTVLYREKFAGMYSPWAYSFAQVTIEVPYLLTQAVLYVIITYPMIGYHWSAYKIFWSFYSIFCNLLYFNYLGMVIVSFTPNVQVASIACSSAYTMLNLFSGYIVPRPQIPKWWIWMYYLCPTSWALNGLLTSQYGDINKEISVTAFTDAKNRTIAEFLRDYYGFHHDLLGVTALILIVFPVIFALLFAYCIGHLNFLRR